The DNA segment GGCGGTCTCCTTGAGGTAGGACCGGGCGACGGCACCGAGGGCGACGCGGGCGGCGGTCTCCCGCGCGCTGGCGCGCTCCAGGACCGGGCGGGCCTCGTCGAAGCCGTACTTCTGCATGCCGGCGAGGTCGGCGTGGCCGGGGCGGGGCCGGGTCAGCGGGGCGTTACGGGCCTGGGCGGCCAGCGTCTCCGGGTCGACCGGGTCGGCCGACATGACCTGCTCCCACTTGGGCCACTCGGTGTTGCCGACCATCACGGCGACCGGGGAGCCCATGGTGAGACCGTGCCGGACGCCGCCGAGGAAGGTGACCTCGTCCCGCTCGAACTTCATCCGCGCACCGCGCCCGTAGCCGAGCCGCCGCCGGGCGAGCGCGTCCGCCACCATCTCCGTGGTGACCGGGACGCCGGCCGGAAGGCCCTCCAGCGTCGCCACCAGTGCGGGGCCGTGCGACTCCCCCGCGGTCAGCCAGCGCAACCTGCTCAACGGTGCTCCTCATGCTCGCGCCTGAAAATCCAGCGGCGCGACCGGGTGCGCGGCCCTGGCCCGCCGCCCTCGATCCTCCCACGGCCGGGACCCCGGACCCGCCGCCGGTCCAGCAGACGGACGGTGCGGGCGTCAGCGGGCGGCCAGCGCCGCTTCCCCGGCCTTGCGCATGGCGGCGAGCGGAGCCGGTGAGCGGCCCGTCATCAGCTCCACCTGGAGGACGGCCTGGTGGACGAGGAGGTCGAGGCCTCCGACGACCGCGCCGCCGTGTGCGGCCCAGGCTGCGGCGAGCCGGGTGGGCCACGGCTCGTACAGCACGTCGAAGAGCGTGCCGGGGTGCTCGGGGACGGCCCCGGCCAGCGCGTCGGCCGCGCCGGCGGGGGTGGTGGCGATGACGAGGGGTTCGGTCAGCGCGCGGTCGGCGTCGGCCCAGTCGGCGGTGCGCACGTCGACGCCGAGCCGTTCGCCCCAGCCGCGCATCTCCTCGGCGCGGGCGTCGCTGCGCACGTAGGCGGTGACGGGTCCGGCGCAGATTCCGGCCAGCGCGGCCAGGGCGGAGGACGCGGTGGCGCCTGCGCCGAGGATGGCGGCGGACTCCACCTTCTCGACGCCGCGTTCGCGCAGGGCGGCGGCCATGCCGGGGATGTCGGTGTTGTCACCGGTGCGGCGGCCGTCCTCGCCGAGGATCACGGTGTTGACCGTTTCGACGGAGGCGGCGGTGTCGCTGATTCCGTCGAGCAGCGGGATGACGGCGCGCTTGAGCGGCATGGTGAGCGAGAGCCCCGCCCAGGTGCCGTCCAGCCCCTCGATGAAGCCGGGCAGCGCCTGCTCGTCGACCTCGAACCGGTCGTACGACCAGTGGTCGAGCCCCAGCTCGGCGTACGCGGCCCGGTGCAGGACCGGGGAGAGCGAGTGGGCGATGGGCGAACCGAGAACGGCCGCGCGGCGCGGCCCGTCATTGAAGGCCATGCTTTTCCTTGAACTTCTCGTTGAGCTTCTCGTGCTCGGCCGCCGTCTTGGTGAACTGGGTCTTCTTCCCGTCGAGCGAGATGAAGAACATCCAGCCGCCGCTGGTAGGACTCAGCGTCGCGCGCAGGGCCTCGTCCCCGGGGTTGCCGATGGGACCGGGCGGCAGGCCGGCATGGTAATAAGTGTTGTACGGATCGGGATTGGTACGGATCTCATTCGAACCGATCTTGATCTTGCTCTGGTTCGTAAGATAGTTGTACGCGGAGTCGAATTCGAGCTTCCGGTTCGTCACCGTGTTGTTCGGCTTGAGCCGGTTGTAGACGACTTCCGCCATCTTGCGGAAGTCGTCATGCGTCAGACCTTCCGCCTGAACGAGGCTGGCCACCGTGAGTACTTGCCAGGGGCCGTCGAGTTTGAACTTCTTGGCCGTTCCCTGGAGGTCGAGTTTCTTGTACTCCTCGTTGGACCGCTCGACCATCTTCTTGAGCATCGCCTCCGGCTTGGTCTCCTTCGTCAACGGGTACGCGGCCGGATAGAGAAAGCCTTCGAGCGGGTCCTTGACGTCCTTGTTCTTACTCACCCAGTCAGGCAGACCCAGTTCACCGCTCTTGGACTTGGCGATCTTCTTGGTCGTTCCCTTGTCGAGGCCGAGCCGTTCGTCCAGCAGCGCATAAATGGCGACGTTGCGGGTGCCCTCCGGGATGACCAGGAGGTTCTGGCTCTTCGGGTCCACCATCATTTTCACGGCCTCGGCCGCCGACATCTGCGAGTGCAGCAGGTAGACACCCGCCTGGATCGACTTGCCCTTCGGGTTCTCGTTCTGCGCCGAGACGAAGGCGTCGACGCTCTTGACCACGCCCGCCTTCTTG comes from the Streptomyces sp. NBC_00525 genome and includes:
- a CDS encoding shikimate dehydrogenase; this translates as MAFNDGPRRAAVLGSPIAHSLSPVLHRAAYAELGLDHWSYDRFEVDEQALPGFIEGLDGTWAGLSLTMPLKRAVIPLLDGISDTAASVETVNTVILGEDGRRTGDNTDIPGMAAALRERGVEKVESAAILGAGATASSALAALAGICAGPVTAYVRSDARAEEMRGWGERLGVDVRTADWADADRALTEPLVIATTPAGAADALAGAVPEHPGTLFDVLYEPWPTRLAAAWAAHGGAVVGGLDLLVHQAVLQVELMTGRSPAPLAAMRKAGEAALAAR
- the mltG gene encoding endolytic transglycosylase MltG — protein: MTEYGRGPGSEPWHPEDPLYGDQGWGGQQPAHGQAPYDGQYGAQQQYPQGQYDPYQQQAHDPYAQQQQHQQHQQPDPYAQQQYQQQAHDPYGQQQAHDPYAQQPQQPGYDTGWDTGGQTMPPYDGGPAASYGYGETNDYYGTPDAYPPPQPPGHREPTPAEAPEPARDWDPEEPPEETHPFFTGTDEKDDKAPKDDDYDDEDEDDPRESRRGKGGDRRGKGKKKKNRGGCACLVLSVVLVGGVGGVGYFGYSFYQDRYGPAPDFSGSGSGSVEVEIPKGAYGYDIGNILKKAGVVKSVDAFVSAQNENPKGKSIQAGVYLLHSQMSAAEAVKMMVDPKSQNLLVIPEGTRNVAIYALLDERLGLDKGTTKKIAKSKSGELGLPDWVSKNKDVKDPLEGFLYPAAYPLTKETKPEAMLKKMVERSNEEYKKLDLQGTAKKFKLDGPWQVLTVASLVQAEGLTHDDFRKMAEVVYNRLKPNNTVTNRKLEFDSAYNYLTNQSKIKIGSNEIRTNPDPYNTYYHAGLPPGPIGNPGDEALRATLSPTSGGWMFFISLDGKKTQFTKTAAEHEKLNEKFKEKHGLQ